The Microbacterium natoriense genomic interval CTGGTGAACTTCATCGCCGAGAAACGGATCGGCGGTTCCGCGGATGCCGACTGGAACCGCGCCGTCGATCCGGCGCCGATCGCGGAGCTGTTCCGCGAGTGGAGCTTCGACTGGCTCGACGTCCCCGCCGCGATCTCGGCTGCGGACGAGATCCTCGAATACCCCATGGTCGATCGCGACGCTCTGCCGCAGTGGACCTTCGGTCGCACCACACTGATCGGAGACGCCGCGCACGCGATGTACCCGAACGGCTCGAACGGTGGCTCGCAGGCGATCCTCGATGCCCGGATGCTCGCGCTCCACCTGGCCACCGCGGACACCATCGATGAAGCCCTCTCCCGCTACGAGGACGACCGGCGTCCAGCCATGACGACTCTGCTCGCGGGCACGAGGGCGACCGGGCCCGAGCGAGTCATGCTCGTCGCTGCAGAGCGCGCGCCCGAAGGATTCGAGGACATCGACGACGTCGTCCCGGCATCCGAGCGCGAACAGATCGCCGCCGACTACAAGAAGGCCGCGGGTTTCCTCCCGGAGATGCTCAACGAGCGCTCCTCGCTCAGCCCGGTGCGGCGATGACCAGGTCGGCGCGCGACACCGTCCATGACTCCGCATCGGCGCCCGTGACGCTCGATGCCGCTCGGCTCGCTGCCGTGATCTCCCCGTTGCGCCGTGCGCTGCTGTCGGCCACGCGCGCGTCCGCCGAGCTGCCGGAGCTGCCGGAAGCGCAGATCGACGTGCTGCGCACGCTTCCCCGCGGCACGGCGAAGGGCCCGGCCGAGATCGCCGCCCAGCTGCGGCTCGGCCGCCCGACGATCAGCAACCTCCTCGGCGCCATGGAGTCCGACGGGCTGGTCGAGCGCGGCGCCGACCCGGTCGACGGACGCCGCGTCCTCGTCACCGCCTCGCCGCGTGCTCTCGATCTGTTCGAGCGATTCGACTCGTCCAGCTCCCGCCTCGTCGCCGAGGCGGTCTCTCGCCTCGGCGACGCCGAGCGTTCCGCGCTCAGCGAAGCTCTCCCCGCCCTAGAGCGCCTGTGCGCCGTTCTCACGGGAGCGGATGACTCGGCATCCACTCCCACTTCGACGGAGACACCATGAACCTGCCCGTTCCCGTGCTCGAGCCGGCCTTCGACGTCGTCGTCGAGCTCGGCCCGCTGGAGGATCACCTCGACACCAGCGCCGGGCATCGCCGCGTCGTGCCGATCGTCGGCGGACGGGTGAGCGGCGCCGTCGACGCCGTGATCGCACCGGGCGGCGCCGACTGGCAGGTCGTTCGCCCCGACGGCACGATCGAGATCAACGGCCGCTACACCGCACGGACGACCGACGGCGACTTCCTGCTGCTGCATGCCCAAGGGCTGCGCACAGGAAGCCCCGACGTCCTCGCGCGCCTCGGGCGCGGAGAGGACGTCGATCCGAACGAATACTGCTTCCGCACGACCGTGACGATCGAGACGGCCGCCCCCGGTCTCGCGCATCTGCAGCGGAGCCTGTTCCTCGCCTCCGCGCAGCGACAGACGGATGCCGTGCGCTACCGCGCCTACCGCGTGAGCTGACCCCACCAGGCACGCGCCTCCCGCTCCAGTCGCAGTTCATGCCGCGACGGCATCCGAAGCTGGCGTTCCGGGTGCACTTCGTGCCGCTTGTCGCGAGCCTGAGCGACGCCAACTGCACCCGGAACGGGAGAGGACCCGACCGAGACGACACGAACTGCGACCGGAAACCCGCGCGCGCACGCCGTCACGAGCCGAGAGACCGCAGCGCCTTCACCGAGGCGTACCCGTCGGCGACGTCGCGCACAGGCGTGTCCCACACCCGAACGGTCCCCGCATCGCCGTGATGCGCCGGCCATCCGGGATCACCGTCGACGACCAGCGAGACGGCAGCCGCGTGCAGCTCATCGGCGAGCTCCTGCGGCGGATTCGGCCCGGCCAGCGGCTCCATCGCGGGCCCGTCGAGGCAGTCGAAGAAGAAGGGCACGTCGAGGCAGTGCTCGGCGAAGCCGAAGTGCCCCGAGGGCCACGAGAACCGGTACGCCCAGGTGGGTGCGTCGCCTCGAGCAGCGGCGACGTCGAGCACTGCCGTACGGAACATCCGGTCGGTGAGCACGCGCCCGGCCAGACGGGTCTTGCCGAGCGCGACCACATCAGCGTTCGCGCCGAGGTAGTCGCGCCGAATCGTCTTCGGCACGCCGAGCCTGTTCAGCAGCAGCGCCTGGGGCACCCAGCGCAACGCCTTCGCAGCACCCGTCATCGCCATCGTGAACTCGTCGTCGGTCGACCCGAGCACGAGCGGCTTTTCGGCGCCGACTCCCGCGGCGAGCGCCTCGAGGGTCGGCCGCGGCAACAGGTCGCCATCGACCGACGGGCCCAGCGGGAGCCCCTCATCGATCATCGAGGTGAGCGATTTCGGGCCGAGCTCTGTCGCCTTCTTCTGCAGCTCGAGCACCCGCTCCTCGCCCAACGAGGAGAATCCCGACACCGTCGGCTCGACCCCGCCGGCGATCGCCAGGGCCCGCCCGAACGCCTCCGATCGCGGCGCCGCCACGTCGGCGAGCGCCCCAGAGAGCGCGTACACCCCGTGGAACAGGTGCTGCGCCTTCTCCATGCCGAGCAGGGTGAGCACAGCGCCACCACCCGCGGATTGACCCGCGATGGTCACGCGGCTCGGGTCTCCACCGAAGGCGGCGATGTTCTGCTGCACCCACTCGAGCGCGAGCAGCCAGTCGCGCACACCGCGATTCGAGGGCGCGCCTTCGATCCAGCCGAAGCCGTCGAAGCCGAGCCGGTACGAGATCGACACCGTCACGACGCCGTCGCGGTTGAAGTTGCGCCCGTCGTACCAGGGGCTCGCCGGAGAGCCGGCGAAGTACCCGCCGCCGTGGATCCAGACGAGCACCGGCAGGGCGCCGTCGAGAGACGGCGTGAACACGTTCACGTTGAGCGTGGATTCCCCCGGCACCGACGGCTCGGGGATCAAGGTCACCCCGGGGTCTCCTCGTTGCGCGGTCGGCGCGAAGGACAGAGCGTCGAGCGTGCCCTCCCACGGCTCCTTCGGCACGGGCGCCTGAAAACGCAGGTCGCCGACGGGGGCTTCGGCGAACGGGATCCCCAGGAAAGCGGCCGATCGGACATTGCCTCGACCACCCGTGGTGGGGCGCCAGCATCCGCGAACCCGGCCCGCGGCCGTCTCGACCTCGATGTATTCGGTCATGAGTGCATTCTCGGTCATCAGCGGACTCCCTTGATCGGTGCGGTGGCGATGGCGGCGAGGATCACGAACACGATCGCGAAGACGAACAGCATCGGATATCCGCCGAGCGAGGTGATGATCACGCCGCCGATGGCGGGGCTCAGCGCCTGCGGGACGTTGGTCGCGACGTTGAGGATGCCGAGATCCTTGCCAGCCGACACGCCCTCGTTCGGGAGGACCTCGGTCATCAGCGCGGCGTCCACCGACATGTACAGCCCGAAGCCCACGCCGTTGACGATCGCCATCAGGATCATGCCGGTCATGTTCGGCTGGATCAGCGGCATCGCCAGCCCCGCGATCATCACGACGGATGCCGCGTAGATGAAGACCTTGCGCCTGCCGACCCTGTCGCTCCACCAGCCGGAGAGCGCGATCGCGATCAGGGTGGGGACGAACGCGACGAGCGTGAGGGTGACGACCGCTCCCTGAGCCTCGGCGAGCTCGAGGCCGATGTAGTCGGTGAGCATGTAGAGCTGGAAGGCGCTGACGACGAAGTATCCGAGGATCAGGAGGAACCGCGCGGTGAACGCCCACGCGAAGTCGGGGTGGCGCCGAGGGCTGATCCAGAAGCCCCTGAAGAACGCACCCCAGCGGAACGGCTCGACGGCTGCCTCCTTCGACGACCAGTCGCGGTTGACGAGCGCGAACAGGAGCGACACGACGATGACGGCCGCGCCGAACGCCGAATAGCCGATGCCGACCTGTGCCGCGAAGGCGCCCGCGAGCATGATGCCGACCGTCATGCCCAGCTGCGTGCCGAGGCCGATCATGGCGCTCGCTCCGCCGCGCTTCGATCGCGGGAACCGGTCAGCGGTGATCGCGGTGAGCGGCGCCTGGAAGAAGTTGAGGGCGACCTGGATGATCGTCCAGAACACGGCGATCCACACGATCTCGGTGAGCGAGCCGAGCCCGAACAGGAAGATGCCGCCGACGATCGCACCCAGCACCATCCACGGTGCGCGGCGTCCGAAACGGGAGCGGGTCCGATCGCTGAGTGCGCCGACGATGGGCTGCGCGAACAGCGTGAAGACGAACGAGACCGTGGTGACGACCGCAAGGTTGCCGACTTTGCCTGCCTCGTCGATGAGGAGGATCTGACTCGGCAGGAGGATCGCGATCAGACCGCCGTACGTGGCGAAGAGCGTGAGAGAGGCGACGAGCAGGCTGGGCAGCAGACGCCGGTTCGCTGGCGGGCTGGCAGCGGGCTCGCCCGCGGCGGGGGCGACGGAGCGGATGGTGCCGGTTGGCGCGATTTCGGATGGCGGGATCGAGTACGGACATCGGAGCTCCTCATTGAGCGGGACGGGGCCAATCCCAAACATTGTTTGGGATTGGAGCCATGGTGACAGATCGAACGCGGAGCCCGCAAGCCATTCACGAACTTTGTTCGGTTTTCGAGACGCGGCCGTTACAGTGAAGTCATGGCAACTCGGGGGGCGTACGCGAAGGGCGTCATCAAGCGCGAGGAGATCCTCGACGCGGCGCTCGCAGTCGTCGCCGAGCACGGATACCGCAAGGCCTCGGTGCGCGAGATCGCGGACGCCGCAGGCCTGAGCCCCGCCGGCCTCCTGCACTACTTCGGCACGAAGGAGGAGCTCTTCGTGGCGATCCTCCGCGCGCGAGACGAGCGTGACGCCCGTGTCTACGCCGATGCCGCGGCCGACCCCGTGACGGCGCTCCTCGATGTCATGCGGCACAACGCCTCGGTGCCCGGCCTCGTGCAGCTCTACGCCCAGCTCGCCGCCGAAGCCGGCGACCCCGAGCATCCGGCGCACGCGTACTTCCGGGAGCGCACCGCGACCGTCGAGGGCGCGTCGGTCGCCGGCATCGTGGCCGCGCAGGCCGAAGGAACCGTTCGCAGCGATCTCGATCCGGCGTGGATCATCCGCGCCGTGCACGCGCTCGCCGACGGGCTGCAATCCGCCTGGATGCTCGACCCGAGCGTGGACATGGCGGCGGACATCGAGCAGTTCGTCGCCCTCCTGCGGCCGTGACCGCGCCGGAGAAAGGCCGCTCTCAGGCCGACGGCGCCCCGATGGACTCGCGCCACACGACGCGGTGGACCTCCCCGGGCTTCTCGGGCTCCTCCTCACCACGCACGGCAGCGATCAGCCGACGCATCGAGTGCTCGCCGACCAACGCGCGATCCTGCACGACGCTCGTGAGCGAGGGCACGAGGAAAGCGCTGGTGCCGATGTCGTCCCAACCGGTGACGCTCATGTCTCCCGGCATCGACCACCCGCGCAGCCTCGCCGCCCGCATCGCTCCGATCGCGACGCTGTCGTTCGGGGCGATCAGCGCGAAGGGCGCGGTCTTCTCGGGCAGGCTCCGCACGACCTCGAGTCCGACCTCGCTGGTCCAGTCGCCCTCGATCACGGCGATCGAGTCGAGACCGAGCCGTTCCACTGTCGCGAGATAAGCGTCGCGGCGGGCCACGGCCGAAGGGAAATCGAGCGGACCCGTGATGTGGAGGAAGCGCCGGTGACCCAGTTCGACCAGACGCTCCATCATGACGACGATCGGCTGCGCCTCGGTGAACACTCCGGTGGCATGCATCTCGTCGTCGAACGCCGAGGCCCAGAGCACCACGGGCCCAGCCTCGCGGGAAAGATTGAGGATGCGCTGCGGCAACGGCGTGAACGACAGGAACCCCTCGTACTGTCCGCCGTCGATGAGCTCCTCGACGCGCTCGGCCCGTTCGTCACGATTGTCGGGAAGGCTCAGGATCTCGAGGACGTACCCGGCCTTCTCCGCGGCGAGCGTCGCCCCGCGCAGCATGCTGAGCGGGTTCGGCGCACTCACCGGGAAGACGACGGCGAGGCGCCCCGTGCGCTGCGTGCGCATGGCACGCGCGGCCAGGTTGGGCCGATAGTTCAGCTCGGACGCCGCCTGCAGAACCCGCTCGCGCGTCGCCGGGGCGACGCCGTCACGACCCGTGTAGACGAACGAGACCGTCGATTGCGACACCCCGGCCAGCCGGGCGACGTCTCGACTGGTCGGCCGCTTCTGCATGCTTCCCCGTTTCTGCGCAGTTCGTCCACATTGATCGTTGACGGATCGACTGCTTCTGACCATACTAGGTCAATACGTACTACTACTACGTATTGAAAGCAGCAGCTCAACGAGGACGCAATGCTCAGAATCGGAATCATCGGCACCGGGTCGATCGCCAACGCCCACATCGGCGGCTATCTCGCCTTCGGAGAGGAGTGCGAGGTCGTGGCGCTGGCAGACGTCATGCCAGGGAAGGCCGCGCAGAAGGCCGAGGAGTCGGGGCTCTCCGGAGCGGTCGGCTACGACGATCCGCTGCAGATGATCGCCGAAGCCCGTCTCGATCTCGTGAGCATCGCCACGCCCCCCTCGACCCACGCGGCTCTCTCGATCGCCGCTCTCGACGCCGGCATCCACGTGCTCGTAGAGAAGCCCATGGCGCCCTCGCTCGAAGAGTGCGACGCCGTGCTCGCCGCGCAGCGGCGCTCGGGCGCGCTGCTCTCGGTCGTCGCGCAGAACCGCTTCCGCGACGATCTCGCCACGCTCAAGGCCGTCGTCGACTCCGACCTGCTCGGGGGCATCTCGCACGTGCGCGTCGACTCCGCCTGGTGGCGCGGCCTGCCTTACTACGACCTGTGGTGGCGCGGAACGTGGGAGAAGGAGGGCGGCGGCTGCACCCTGAATCACGCCATCCATCACATCGACCTGCTCCTGTGGCTGCTCGGCCGCCCGAGCGAGATCGCAGCGATGCTCGCGAACGCGCAGCACGACAACAGCGAGGTCGAAGATCTCTCGGTCGCCGTGCTCCGGTATGAGCGCGGTCTGGCGCAGCTCACGAGCTCGGTCGTGCATCACGGCCAGGAGCAGGAGATCGTGATCCAGGGCGAGCACGCTCGCGTCTCGCAGCCGTGGAAGGTGGTCGCAGAGCGATCGGATGCCGCAGGCTTCCCCGCCCAAGGCGGGGACCCCGATCGCGTCGCCGCGATCGAGGAGATCGCCGCGGCCAGGGAGCCGCTCGCGCACACCGGTCACACGGGGCAGATCGGCGACGTGCTCGCGGCGATCCGCGAGGGCCGACCGCCGATCGCCGACGGACACGACGGCCGCAACGCGATCGAGGTCGTGACGGCCATCTACAAGGCGGGCATCGAGCACCAGCTGGTGTCGCTGCCGCTTTCTCCTGACGATCCCTATTACCGCGCCGGGCATCTCGTCGCTCATGCCCCGCGGCTCAACCAGGAGCAGCTCTCGCTCGCCGAGGCCGTGGCGCCATGAGCGTCTCCTCGTTCCCCGGCGGCACCTCGCTGTCGCACCTCGACGTTTATCGCGACGCCGCCCCCGACGGCGTGTGCGGCGGCAGCCCCCACATGCACCTCGTCTCGACCGAGGCGTACGTCGTCGTGTCCGGCACCGGGGCGCTCCAGACCATCGACGGCGACGGGTACCAGGAGACCCCGCTCTCGGCCGGAGCCGTGGTGTGGTTCACGCCCGGCACCATCCACCGCGCCGTGAACCACGACGAGCTCAAGGTCGTCGTGCTGATGAGCAACGCCGGTCTGCCGGAAGCGGGAGACGCCGTCATGACGTTCCCCGCAGCCGTCGTGGCGGATGCCGAGGCCTACGCTCGGGCGGCGGCTCTCGGCGACGCCGAGGGACGTGCGGAGCGCGCGAGGCGACGTCGCGACCTCGCCGTGTCGGGCTTCGAGGCTCTGCGCGACGCGATGCTGGCGGGCGATCAGGCGCCCCTCGAGGCGTTCAGGGCTGCGGCGGGGGCGCTCGTGCGCGACCGTGCGTCCGAGTGGGGCGAGCTCATCCGCGAGCGCCCTCTCGCACAGGCCGAGCAGTCCCTCGCCCTCGCCCGCGCCGTGGCCGAGGGCGACGTGACCCATCTCGACGAAGCCAGGGTGCAGCAGGCCGTGCCCTCAGCCGGCGAACGCGGATTCGGAATGTGCGGACGACTCCGCACGTACGACATGACCGATCAGGAGACCCAGAAGTGAACCACCCCTACACCTTCGATCCGCTGCCCGAGCCTGCGGCGGCACCAGGCGAGTTCAGCTTCGCCGCGGTGGGTCTCGACCACGGCCACATCTACGGCATGGCCGACGGTCTGATCGGCGCTGGGGCGACCGCGAAGTGGGTGTTCGATGCGGATGCCGACAAGGCCGCCTCGTTCGCGAAGCGCTATCCGACCGCCCGCGTCGCCTCCTCGGAGCAGCAGATCCTCGACGACCCGGAGGTGCGGCTCGTAGCCACCGCCGCCATCCCCTCCGAGCGGGCCGCCGTGGCACTGCGAGCGATAGAGGCCGGCAAGGACGCGTTCGTCGACAAGGCTCCTCTGACGAGTTTCGAGCAGCTCGCGGCCGCGCGCGAGGCGACGGCCCGCACCGGACGCAAGTACGCCGTGTACTACGGCGAGCGCCTTCACACCGAGTCGTCGATCCTCGCGGGTCAGTTGATCGAGCGCGGCGCGATCGGCCGAGTGCTGCAGGTCGTCTCGTTCGGCCCGCACCGCATCGGCGGCGGTCGCCCGGGCTGGTTCTACGACCCTGCGCAGTACGGCGGCATCCTGTGCGACATCGGCAGCCACAACTTCGACCAGATCCTGTTCTACACGGGGGCCACGGACGGCCGCATCGTCAGCTCGACGGTCGCGAACTACGCGCACCCCGACACTCCGGGTCTGCAGGACTTCGGCGATGCGCACGTCGTGCTCGACAACGGAGCCTCCGGGTACGTGAGAGTGGACTGGTTCACCCCTGAGGGGCTGGGTGTGTTCGGCGACGGACGCACGATCATCCTCGGCACCGACGGGTACATCGAGCTGCGCAAGTACATCGACATCACGACCGAGAACGGCGGCGGGCAGGTGCTGCTCGTGAACCAGGAGGGACAGTACCGGTTCGACGCGAATGGGATGACCGGCTTCCCCTACTTCGGGCAGTTGATCCGCGACTGCCTCGACGGCACCGAGAACGCGATGACCCAGGCGCACGCCTTCAAGGCGGCGGAGCTGAGCCTGCAGGCCCAGACGTCAGCCGAGGTGCTCGCACCCTGACCCCCGGCGGCGCGCACGCGCCGTCCATTCTCAGAACCACGAGGAGGTGGACCTGAATGCCCGAGATCGTCGAAGCGCCGCTGTCGCTCACCGGCTCCGCGCAGCCCGGCAGCGAGACGCGGGTGATCACGACCGCGCGGCCCCGTCGTCGCGCATTCCGGCGCGACCGGATGCCGCGGGCCCGGCAGTCCTGGCGTCGCGCGCTGACCAAGGACTGGCGGATCTACACGTTCCTGATCGTGCCGATCCTGTTCCTGTTGATCTTCCGCTACGTCCCGATGCTCGGGAACATCATCGCGTTCCGCAGGTTCCGGCCCGGCGGGTCGATCTTCGGCGACGAGTGGGTGGGGTTCTACTACTTCCAGGCGTTCATCTCGAACCAGCAGTTCTGGACGGTGTTCTGGAACACCGTGATCCTCGGCGGCCTCACCCTGCTGATCTGCTTCCCGCTTCCGATCGTGCTCGCGCTCATGCTGAACGAGCTGCGCTCGCGCCGGTTCAAGCGTCTCGTCCAGACGATCTCGTACCTGCCGCACTTCATGTCGATCGTGATCGTCGCGGGGCTCGTGCTGCAGCTGACCTCGCTCAACGGCACGGTCAACCAGATGGTCGAGGCGTTCGGCGCGGACCCCGTGCCGTTCATGCAGCGGCCGGAATGGTTCCGGTCGATCTACGTGTCTTCAGAAGCCTGGCAGACGGTCGGGTGGGGCACGATCCTCTACCTGGCCGCGCTCACCACGATCGACGACCAGCTGTACGAGGCAGCACGCATCGACGGCGCGAACCGCTGGCAGCAGACCTGGCACATCACGCTTCCCGGCATCCGCCCGACCATGATGGTGCTTCTGATCCTGAACATCGGATCGTTCATGTCGGTCGGCTTCGAGAAGGTCCTGCTGCTGCAGAATCCGCTGATCTACTCCACGGCCGACGTCATCTCCACCTATCTCTACCGCGTCGGCATCCAATCCGCGCAGTTCTCCTACGGAACCGCGATCGGACTGTTCGAGGCCCTGATCGGCCTGGTGCTCGTGCTCTTCGCGAACCTCATCTCCCGTCGACTGGTTGGAACCTCGCTATGGTGACCGAAGCTCTGCCTTCCAAGCCCGACATCGCCCATGTGCGCCGGGAGACCGGCGTCATCCGAGAGTCGCTCGGCTATCGCACCTTCCGCGTCGTCAACGCGATCGTGCTCGTGCTGATCTGCATCGTCACCCTCTACCCGTTCGTGAACCTGGTGGCCAAGGCGTTCTCGTCTGAGGGCTACATCGCCGCCGGCGAGGTGAACCTGATCCCGCGCGGTTTCAACATCGACACGTTCCGTGCGGTGATGGGCGACGGACTGTTCTGGACGAACTACGGCAACACGTTCCTGTACACGGTGGTCGGCACGATCATCGCGATGGTCATCACCACCACCTACGCCTACGCGCTCAGCAAGCCGCACCTCAAGGGCCGCACGTTCTTCATCGGCATCGCGGTCTTCACGATGTTCTTCGGCGGAGGACTCATCCCGAACTACATCCTGATCGCGAACACCCTGGGCTGGCGAAACAGCATCTGGGCGGTGGTCGTCCCCGGCGCGCTGAGCGTGTTCAACCTGCTCGTGATGAAGTCGTTCTTCGAGAGCTTCCCGACCGAGCTCGAAGAGGCCGCCGCGATCGACGGACTCTCCACCTACGGCATCTTCTTCCGCATCGTTCTTCCCCTGTCGAAGGCCGTGCTCGCGACCATGACCCTGTTCTATGCGGTCAGCCAGTGGAACTCGTGGTTCAACGCCTTCCTCTTCATGGACGACAAATCGCTCTTCCCCGTGACGATCTACCTGCGCAACCTGATCGCCGCGGCCACCGGCACCTCCGAGATCACGGGCGGCGGTGAGGCGGTGCAGATCGCCTCCAACATCCAGGCCGTCACGATGCTGCTCACCGTGCTCCCGATCATCTGCTTCTACCCCTTCATCCAGCGCTACTTCGTCTCGGGCGTCATGCTCGGGTCGGTCAAGGGCTGACTTCCCGATCCGCGTCGAACGACGACGTTCACACAAAGGAGACACACCATGACCATCACTCGCCGACGCCTGGCGGGCGTCGCAGGCATCGTGACCTTCGCCGTCGCGCTGACGGCGTGCACCTCGGCACCCGTCGACGAGACGGCGGAGGACGGCGGCGTCACGATCGGCGCCGAGCAGTCCGTCGGCGCCATGGACGACTTCGAGGCCGGAACGACCTTCAAGGCCACCGAGCCCGTCGAGTTCTCACTCATGTATCGCGACCACCCCGGGTACCCGGTGAAGGACGACTGGTCCGTCTTCCAGCACCTCGACGCCGACCACAACGTGACGTTCTCGCGCACCGACATCCCGATGTCGGACTTCGATCAGAAGAAGTCGCTGCTGATCGGCAGCGGCGACGCATCTGACATCATCTCGGTGTCGTATTCGGGAACAGAGACCAAGTTCGTCTCGGGCGGCGCGATCCTCCCCGTGTCGGACTACCTCGACTACATGCCGAACTTCCAGGAGAAGGTCTCCGAGTGGGATCTCCAGGACGAGCTCGACAACCGCCGCCAGGCCGACGGCAAGATCTACCTGCTGCCCGGGCTCCGTGAGACGCCGAACGTCGAGTACAGCATCGCGATCCGCGAGGACCTGTGGGAGAAGGCGGGGATCACCGAGGATCCCGAGACCTGGGAGGAGTTCGCCGAGCAGCTCGTGAAGGTGCAGGAGGCGAACCCCGAGCTCAGCTACGCGATGTCGGATCGATGGACCGACGCGACCCCGCTCGGTTCGCTGCTCAACGTGATGGCGCCCAACTACGGCACGGCAGCCGGGTGGCAGTACAACAACACCTGGTACGACGAGGATTCGGACGAGTACGTCTTCACCGGCACGACGGACGAGTACCGTGAACTGATCTCCGATGTCGCGGACCTCGTGGCCGACGGCGTCCTGGACCCGGAGATCACGCAGAGCGACGACCAGGCCACGCAGAAGTTCATCTCCGGCCAGTCGGCCGCGATCGGCAGCAACACCCAGACGCTCTCCGAGTACCGGACGAAGTTCGCGGATGCCGGTCAGCCCGACGTTCCGATCCGCCTGATCTCGATCCCCGGGGGCCCTGCGGGCTCCAACCTCCCGAGCGGCCGCTTCACCTCCGGTTTGATGATCAGCAGCGAGGCGGCGGACAAGCCGTACTTCAAGGCGCTGCTGCAGTTCATCGACTGGCTGTACTACTCCGACCAGGGGATCGAGTTCGCGCAGTGGGGCGTCGAAGGAGAGACCTTCACGAAGGACTCCGATGGCACCCGAACCCTCATGGACGACATCGGCTGGAGCGCCGTGAACGCGGGTGCACCGAAGAAGCTGAACGCCGACTACGGCTACAGCAACGGCGTGTTCCTGCCCGCGAACGGATCGTCGAAGGAGCTCCTGCTCTCGCTCATGACCGACGAGGTCGCCGCGTGGACCGAGAAGCAGCTGGAGTCGAAGAAGCAGCTGCCGGTACCGCCTGCACCGCTGCTCGACGAGATCGAACTCGAGCAGACCTCGCTGCTGCAGACGCAGCTCACGGATGCCGTGCACGCTGCGACGGCCGCCTTCATCACGGGTCAGCGCTCGATCGACTCCGACTGGGACGCCTACGTCGCCGAGATCGAGGGGCTCGGGTCCACCCAGCTCATCGACACCTTCAACACCGCGCTCGCGCGCACGAAGTAGCCGGGGCTTCGCAGATGTCAGGTTCGCGGTCGGGATCATGACATCTGCGAGGTCTCGCCCGCAGCGACAGGAGAGACGCATGAGCGAGAAGAAGAACGAGGCCGTCGACGAGATCGGACGCGGTCCGCTCTCGCGCGGCTCAGTGGTGATCTATCGGATGCTGGTGCTGGAGGCGCAGCTGTTTCTCGCGACGCTCCCCACGAGCCTCGCCGTCCTGCTCCTCGGTCGCGACCCGTCGAATCTGCCGCTGTTCGTCTTGGCGCTGGTGCCGGTCGCCCCCGCCCTCGTCGCGGGTGTCGCCGCGACCCGCGCGGCAGCCGCCGACCCCGACCTGGCACCGGGGCGGCACTTCTTCCGCGCCTACCGGCGTGACCTCGTGGCCACGCTGCGGTGGGCGCTCCCGGCGGCGTTGATCCTCGCCGTGCTGACCGTCAACCTCACCCATCTCGGCGCCGTGGATGGCGGGGCGGCCCTCCGCCCGGCCATCCTCCTTCTCGCAGTGATCGCCCTGATCTGGTGCGGACACATGACCGTGCTCACCGCCACGTTCCGTTTCCGCACTCGCGACGCCGCACGGATCGCGCTCGCGCAGATCCTGCCGCGCTTCGGTTTCTCGCTCGGCGTCCTGTCGCTCGTGGTGATCAGCGCCTTCCTGACCATCGCGTTCTCCGAACTCG includes:
- a CDS encoding carbohydrate ABC transporter permease codes for the protein MVTEALPSKPDIAHVRRETGVIRESLGYRTFRVVNAIVLVLICIVTLYPFVNLVAKAFSSEGYIAAGEVNLIPRGFNIDTFRAVMGDGLFWTNYGNTFLYTVVGTIIAMVITTTYAYALSKPHLKGRTFFIGIAVFTMFFGGGLIPNYILIANTLGWRNSIWAVVVPGALSVFNLLVMKSFFESFPTELEEAAAIDGLSTYGIFFRIVLPLSKAVLATMTLFYAVSQWNSWFNAFLFMDDKSLFPVTIYLRNLIAAATGTSEITGGGEAVQIASNIQAVTMLLTVLPIICFYPFIQRYFVSGVMLGSVKG
- a CDS encoding Gfo/Idh/MocA family protein, whose protein sequence is MLRIGIIGTGSIANAHIGGYLAFGEECEVVALADVMPGKAAQKAEESGLSGAVGYDDPLQMIAEARLDLVSIATPPSTHAALSIAALDAGIHVLVEKPMAPSLEECDAVLAAQRRSGALLSVVAQNRFRDDLATLKAVVDSDLLGGISHVRVDSAWWRGLPYYDLWWRGTWEKEGGGCTLNHAIHHIDLLLWLLGRPSEIAAMLANAQHDNSEVEDLSVAVLRYERGLAQLTSSVVHHGQEQEIVIQGEHARVSQPWKVVAERSDAAGFPAQGGDPDRVAAIEEIAAAREPLAHTGHTGQIGDVLAAIREGRPPIADGHDGRNAIEVVTAIYKAGIEHQLVSLPLSPDDPYYRAGHLVAHAPRLNQEQLSLAEAVAP
- a CDS encoding ABC transporter substrate-binding protein: MTITRRRLAGVAGIVTFAVALTACTSAPVDETAEDGGVTIGAEQSVGAMDDFEAGTTFKATEPVEFSLMYRDHPGYPVKDDWSVFQHLDADHNVTFSRTDIPMSDFDQKKSLLIGSGDASDIISVSYSGTETKFVSGGAILPVSDYLDYMPNFQEKVSEWDLQDELDNRRQADGKIYLLPGLRETPNVEYSIAIREDLWEKAGITEDPETWEEFAEQLVKVQEANPELSYAMSDRWTDATPLGSLLNVMAPNYGTAAGWQYNNTWYDEDSDEYVFTGTTDEYRELISDVADLVADGVLDPEITQSDDQATQKFISGQSAAIGSNTQTLSEYRTKFADAGQPDVPIRLISIPGGPAGSNLPSGRFTSGLMISSEAADKPYFKALLQFIDWLYYSDQGIEFAQWGVEGETFTKDSDGTRTLMDDIGWSAVNAGAPKKLNADYGYSNGVFLPANGSSKELLLSLMTDEVAAWTEKQLESKKQLPVPPAPLLDEIELEQTSLLQTQLTDAVHAATAAFITGQRSIDSDWDAYVAEIEGLGSTQLIDTFNTALARTK
- a CDS encoding Gfo/Idh/MocA family protein, producing MNHPYTFDPLPEPAAAPGEFSFAAVGLDHGHIYGMADGLIGAGATAKWVFDADADKAASFAKRYPTARVASSEQQILDDPEVRLVATAAIPSERAAVALRAIEAGKDAFVDKAPLTSFEQLAAAREATARTGRKYAVYYGERLHTESSILAGQLIERGAIGRVLQVVSFGPHRIGGGRPGWFYDPAQYGGILCDIGSHNFDQILFYTGATDGRIVSSTVANYAHPDTPGLQDFGDAHVVLDNGASGYVRVDWFTPEGLGVFGDGRTIILGTDGYIELRKYIDITTENGGGQVLLVNQEGQYRFDANGMTGFPYFGQLIRDCLDGTENAMTQAHAFKAAELSLQAQTSAEVLAP
- a CDS encoding ABC transporter permease, translated to MPRARQSWRRALTKDWRIYTFLIVPILFLLIFRYVPMLGNIIAFRRFRPGGSIFGDEWVGFYYFQAFISNQQFWTVFWNTVILGGLTLLICFPLPIVLALMLNELRSRRFKRLVQTISYLPHFMSIVIVAGLVLQLTSLNGTVNQMVEAFGADPVPFMQRPEWFRSIYVSSEAWQTVGWGTILYLAALTTIDDQLYEAARIDGANRWQQTWHITLPGIRPTMMVLLILNIGSFMSVGFEKVLLLQNPLIYSTADVISTYLYRVGIQSAQFSYGTAIGLFEALIGLVLVLFANLISRRLVGTSLW
- a CDS encoding cupin domain-containing protein translates to MSVSSFPGGTSLSHLDVYRDAAPDGVCGGSPHMHLVSTEAYVVVSGTGALQTIDGDGYQETPLSAGAVVWFTPGTIHRAVNHDELKVVVLMSNAGLPEAGDAVMTFPAAVVADAEAYARAAALGDAEGRAERARRRRDLAVSGFEALRDAMLAGDQAPLEAFRAAAGALVRDRASEWGELIRERPLAQAEQSLALARAVAEGDVTHLDEARVQQAVPSAGERGFGMCGRLRTYDMTDQETQK